Proteins encoded by one window of bacterium:
- the ftcD gene encoding glutamate formimidoyltransferase yields MATIIECVPNFSEGRNRGIIQAIAQSIRDTAGATLLDVDAGPDFNRTVYTFVGDPEAVLAAAFNCVKTGLALIDMTRHTGEHPRQGAADVVPFIPVREASWEQCIELSHRLGRRVGEELGIPVYLYAKSAQRPERVALPDIRKGEYEALAAKLKSPDFKPDYGPQVFVPASGVMVTGARQFLIAYNINLNTAVKAKANGIALDIRESGRAKRDEAGEIVRDARGQAVNEPGTLPTTQAAGMMYDAATAQVSMNLLDYTRVGLYQAFAEVKRQSELRGGGLAVTGSEIVGVVPKQAMLDAARAHCGQHCVRLPAGEWEQMELAAEALGLSQLYPFKLEEKVIEVMLERGTVSPKALPPVPPGPLMALGVAEFTEVLASSSPAPGGGSTAALCGALAAALAAMVARLTRGKSYAAVEGEMADLCKEADALRAKLEAKVDEDTEAFGQVMAAFKLPKGSEAEAAAREAAIQTATQAATAVPFAVMELGLAALRHCERVAEVGNANSASDAGVGALLGLACVRGACFNVRINLKGLSDKTLAGDWHRRAHLLYTEAQAIHDRAIAHMERSL; encoded by the coding sequence ATGGCCACCATCATCGAGTGCGTGCCCAACTTCAGCGAGGGCCGCAATCGCGGCATCATCCAGGCCATCGCGCAGTCGATCCGCGACACCGCGGGCGCCACCCTGCTCGACGTGGACGCCGGCCCCGACTTCAACCGCACGGTCTACACCTTCGTCGGCGACCCCGAGGCCGTGCTCGCCGCGGCCTTCAACTGCGTGAAGACGGGCCTCGCCCTCATCGACATGACGCGGCACACGGGCGAGCACCCGCGGCAGGGCGCGGCCGACGTGGTGCCCTTCATCCCCGTGCGCGAGGCGAGCTGGGAGCAGTGCATCGAGCTGTCGCATCGGCTCGGCCGGCGCGTGGGGGAGGAGCTGGGCATCCCCGTCTACCTCTACGCGAAGAGCGCGCAGCGGCCCGAGCGCGTGGCGCTGCCGGACATCCGCAAGGGCGAGTACGAGGCCCTCGCCGCCAAGCTGAAGTCGCCCGACTTCAAGCCCGACTACGGGCCGCAGGTCTTCGTGCCGGCCAGCGGCGTCATGGTGACCGGCGCGCGGCAGTTCCTGATCGCCTACAACATCAACCTGAACACGGCGGTGAAGGCCAAGGCCAACGGCATCGCGCTGGACATCCGCGAGAGCGGCCGGGCCAAGCGCGACGAGGCGGGCGAGATCGTCCGCGACGCGCGCGGCCAGGCCGTGAACGAGCCCGGCACCCTGCCCACCACGCAGGCCGCGGGCATGATGTACGACGCGGCCACCGCCCAGGTGAGCATGAACCTGCTCGACTACACGCGCGTCGGGCTGTACCAGGCCTTCGCCGAGGTGAAGCGCCAATCCGAGCTGCGCGGCGGCGGGCTGGCCGTCACGGGCAGCGAGATCGTGGGCGTCGTGCCCAAGCAGGCCATGCTGGACGCCGCCCGCGCCCACTGCGGCCAGCACTGCGTGCGCCTGCCCGCCGGCGAGTGGGAGCAGATGGAGCTGGCCGCCGAGGCCCTCGGCCTGAGCCAGCTCTATCCCTTCAAGCTCGAGGAGAAGGTGATCGAGGTGATGCTCGAGCGCGGCACGGTCTCGCCCAAGGCGCTGCCGCCCGTGCCGCCCGGCCCGCTGATGGCGCTCGGCGTGGCCGAGTTCACCGAGGTGCTGGCCTCCAGCTCGCCCGCCCCCGGGGGCGGCAGCACGGCCGCGCTCTGCGGCGCGCTGGCCGCGGCGCTCGCCGCGATGGTGGCGCGCCTCACGCGGGGGAAGTCCTACGCCGCCGTCGAGGGCGAGATGGCCGACCTCTGCAAGGAAGCCGACGCCCTGCGCGCCAAGCTCGAAGCCAAGGTCGACGAGGACACCGAGGCCTTCGGCCAGGTGATGGCCGCCTTCAAGCTGCCCAAGGGCAGCGAGGCCGAGGCCGCCGCGCGCGAGGCGGCGATCCAGACGGCCACGCAGGCGGCCACCGCGGTGCCCTTCGCGGTGATGGAGCTGGGCCTGGCCGCGCTCCGCCACTGCGAGCGCGTGGCCGAGGTCGGCAACGCGAACAGCGCCAGCGACGCCGGCGTGGGCGCCCTGCTCGGCCTCGCCTGCGTGCGCGGGGCCTGTTTCAACGTCCGCATCAATCTCAAGGGGCTCAGCGACAAGACGCTTGCCGGGGACTGGCATCGGCGAGCCCACCTGTTGTATACTGAGGCCCAGGCCATCCATGACCGGGCGATCGCCCACATGGAGCGCAGCTTGTAA